Proteins encoded together in one Phyllostomus discolor isolate MPI-MPIP mPhyDis1 chromosome 6, mPhyDis1.pri.v3, whole genome shotgun sequence window:
- the LOC114499564 gene encoding 60S ribosomal protein L31-like has product MAPAKKGGEKKGRSVINELVTRRYTINIHKRIHGVGFKKHVPRALKEIWKFPMKEMGTPDVCTETRLNKAIWAKGRRNVPYCIRAWLSRKRNEDEDLPNKLYTLVTYVPVTTFKNLPTVNVDEN; this is encoded by the coding sequence ATGGCTCCCGCAAAGAAGGGTGGCGAGAAGAAGGGCCGTTCTGTCATCAACGAGCTAGTAACCAGAAGGTACACCATCAACATCCACAAGCGCATCCATGGAGTGGGCTTCAAGAAGCATGTCCCTCGGGCACTTAAAGAGATCTGGAAATTTCCCATGAAGGAGATGGGAACTCCAGATGTGTGCACTGAAACCAGGCTTAACAAAGCCATTTGGgccaaaggaagaaggaatgtcCCATACTGTATCCGAGCGTGGCTGTCCAGAAAACGTAATGAGGATGAAGATTTACCAAACAAGCTCTATACGCTGGTCACCTATGTACCTGTCACCACTTTCAAAAATCTACCAACAGTTAATGTGGATGAGAACTAA